One window of the Rosa rugosa chromosome 3, drRosRugo1.1, whole genome shotgun sequence genome contains the following:
- the LOC133740282 gene encoding F-box/FBD/LRR-repeat protein At1g13570-like, which yields MEQTEPPKSRLKVQMEMELDRISYLPSNVIDKILSCLTLKEAVRTSVFSSRWRNKWAMLSGLVFDEKCFSTENCATFVNIVYHVLLSHTVPIEKFVLSHNTHRIPTIDIDRWVLHLSRNFIKVFELCIPDGPKYKMPLCFFSYQDMIVLELSQCLLEPPTTFKGFRTLKRVSFHRVTLAQDVLENLILCCPLLECLEVINCDGFTHLKIDAPNLRFLSFSGRLEDVSLQNTLNLAVVCFNSWRIYHRQDHVSSSNLAKFFIDLPYIQRLTIDGAAVQYLAVGDLPGRLPKPCLHLNFLSLPLKFYVLAEILTTIYLLRSSPALKVLHVTVRLNLLRSVDEEAESRLDSLYDDVNCSFPKLQFVQITRFSGCKAELDFIKFLLVNSPVLETMAIRASSAGGSPEVLKKLLQLRRTSSAEIIYLDP from the exons ATG GAGCAAACAGAACCACCCAAGTCCCGTTTGAAAGTGcagatggagatggagttggACAGAATCAGCTACTTACCAAGTAATGTTATAGATAAAATTCTGTCATGTTTGACTCTTAAGGAGGCAGTGAGGACAAGTGTTTTTTCGAGCAGGTGGAGGAACAAATGGGCTATGCTTTCAGGTCTTGTATTTGATGAGAAGTGTTTCTCGACTGAAAACTGTGCAACCTTTGTGAACATTGTTTATCATGTACTCTTAAGTCACACTGTCCCCATAGAGAAGTTTGTGCTTTCTCACAACACACATCGTATACCTACAATAGATATTGATCGATGGGTTCTTCATCTATCAAGAAACTTTATTAAAGTTTTCGAACTTTGTATTCCTGATGGGCCTAAATACAAGATGCcattatgtttcttttcttaTCAAGATATGATTGTGTTGGAGTTATCTCAGTGCTTGCTGGAACCTCCAACCACATTTAAAGGCTTCAGAACTTTGAAGAGAGTTAGTTTTCATCGTGTTACCTTGGCCCAAGATGTGTTGGAAAACCTGATTCTTTGCTGTCCTCTGCTGGAGTGTTTGGAAGTGATAAACTGTGATGGCTTTACCCATCTCAAGATTGATGCACCAAATCTTCGATTCCTTTCTTTCTCTGGTCGCTTGGAAGATGTTAGTCTTCAGAATACCTTAAATCTTGCTGTTGTTTGCTTTAATTCGTGGCGCATTTATCACAGACAAGATCATGTCAGTTCTTCCAATTTAGCAAAATTTTTCATTGACCTGCCTTATATTCAGAGGCTCACAATTGATGGTGCGGCTGTACAG TATTTAGCTGTTGGTGACTTGCCCGGAAGGCTCCCCAAACCATGTCTACATCtaaattttctttctctccCCCTAAAATTTTATGTTCTTGCGGAAATTTTAACTACTATATATCTTCTGAGAAGCTCCCCTGCTCTGAAAGTACTACATGTTACG GTCCGCCTCAACCTTCTTCGATCTGTTGATGAAGAAGCAGAGTCTCGGTTGGATAGCCTATATGACGACGTAAATTGCTCATTCCCCAAACTGCAATTTGTTCAAATAACCAGATTTTCTGGTTGCAAAGCTGAACTAGATTTCATCAAATTTTTGCTTGTAAATTCACCCGTGCTTGAGACGATGGCTATTAGGGCT